A section of the Methanothermobacter sp. genome encodes:
- a CDS encoding carbonic anhydrase translates to MVIKDILSENRKFVKEEGTLLNAKPAKGLCIITCMDSRLTGFLEDALGIGRGDAKIIRNAGNIVDDGAVRSAAVAIYALGVREIIIVGHTDCGMTRLDRDRIVSEMRKLGVDEDVIENFSLRTLNPIADEEENVIEGIRRLRSSPLIPESVKVHGLIIDIATGELKPLHIDEE, encoded by the coding sequence ATGGTTATTAAGGATATCCTCTCTGAAAACAGAAAATTTGTTAAGGAAGAAGGAACCCTTCTGAACGCAAAACCAGCGAAGGGTCTCTGCATCATAACCTGCATGGACTCAAGGCTCACAGGATTCCTTGAGGATGCCCTCGGGATAGGCAGGGGTGATGCAAAGATAATAAGGAACGCAGGTAACATCGTGGATGATGGTGCTGTGAGGTCAGCTGCAGTGGCCATATACGCCCTTGGTGTGCGGGAGATAATCATAGTGGGGCACACAGACTGTGGAATGACACGCCTTGATAGGGACCGCATAGTTTCAGAGATGAGGAAACTTGGCGTTGATGAGGATGTCATTGAAAATTTCAGCCTCAGAACACTGAACCCCATAGCCGATGAGGAGGAAAACGTTATTGAGGGTATCAGGAGGCTGCGTTCATCGCCACTTATACCTGAATCAGTAAAGGTCCATGGCCTTATAATTGACATAGCCACAGGTGAACTGAAACCATTGCACATCGATGAGGAATGA
- a CDS encoding glycosyltransferase family 39 protein — MEIVKRNASVILTLLPPLFAFLLALLPSLKYSIPLTWDIYYHIHNSMLYMEKGIVFWDPLTCAPYGRPICYPPLFHIMLTLLVKITGLGFLTVARFIQPVMAFLIILSFSYIAGRFYGSLAGFLTGMLSISSLFFLRIIMPIPEALAMIFLPFFVYGYCISMENDSKIYPVFTGLIFGILMLTHLLSAAMVLAVVLISTLASRISRHSIKPGNLMVIILTGFILAMIWYAPLLLKYGFFFRPPPADPLSIGGYLNHLGALLTVLALTGLICALKRRERSDILMASWFIFVLALSAGYTVGLKVLSDRILYFALFPAAAMGASIFNSMKVADSKWPVYVLVLFISVYSLCSGYGIASTVKPEVSESELEAAQWFKYNGDHKTVVVSDYHIQPLIVSIAGQPVSAGGYAPGSRGTIDARKYTVTLEYTEDDIRMDMVGYIILDTKNRKTPPYSRKVYRNRDFVVYRVEV; from the coding sequence ATGGAGATTGTCAAGAGGAACGCCAGTGTAATATTGACACTTCTACCTCCACTCTTTGCCTTCCTCCTCGCACTCCTACCATCCCTGAAGTACAGCATACCACTTACATGGGATATCTACTACCATATACATAACTCTATGCTTTACATGGAGAAGGGCATCGTGTTCTGGGATCCACTTACATGTGCCCCTTATGGGAGACCCATCTGTTATCCACCCCTCTTTCATATAATGCTGACGCTCCTTGTTAAAATCACCGGTCTTGGCTTTTTAACTGTGGCAAGGTTTATACAGCCTGTGATGGCATTCCTGATTATCCTTTCATTTTCTTATATTGCAGGAAGGTTCTACGGATCTCTGGCAGGATTTTTGACCGGAATGCTTTCAATTTCAAGCCTGTTCTTCTTAAGAATAATCATGCCCATCCCAGAAGCCCTGGCCATGATATTCTTGCCCTTTTTTGTTTATGGTTATTGTATTTCCATGGAAAATGATTCTAAAATTTATCCAGTCTTCACCGGGCTAATTTTTGGCATTCTGATGTTAACACACCTCTTATCCGCCGCAATGGTCCTTGCAGTGGTTTTAATCTCAACTCTGGCTTCCAGAATCAGCAGGCACTCCATAAAACCTGGAAATCTCATGGTGATTATCCTAACAGGTTTCATACTGGCGATGATCTGGTATGCGCCTCTTCTACTTAAATATGGGTTTTTCTTCAGGCCACCACCAGCAGATCCGCTTTCCATTGGGGGGTATCTGAACCATTTAGGGGCGTTGCTCACAGTGCTTGCACTTACAGGGTTAATCTGTGCACTTAAAAGAAGGGAGAGGAGTGATATCCTGATGGCAAGCTGGTTCATATTTGTCCTGGCTCTGAGTGCCGGTTACACTGTGGGATTGAAGGTATTATCGGATAGAATACTTTACTTTGCACTCTTCCCTGCAGCAGCAATGGGGGCCAGCATATTCAATTCAATGAAGGTGGCTGATAGCAAGTGGCCTGTTTATGTTCTGGTTCTTTTCATCTCAGTTTACTCCCTGTGCAGCGGTTATGGAATTGCAAGCACCGTGAAGCCGGAGGTTTCTGAATCTGAATTGGAAGCAGCCCAGTGGTTCAAATATAATGGGGACCATAAAACCGTTGTCGTGTCTGATTACCATATTCAGCCGTTAATCGTTTCTATTGCAGGGCAACCGGTATCTGCAGGTGGCTATGCACCGGGATCTAGAGGCACGATTGATGCCAGGAAATACACCGTCACCCTTGAGTATACAGAGGATGACATCAGAATGGATATGGTAGGTTATATAATTCTTGACACT